In Prochlorococcus marinus CUG1435, the genomic window AATTGTAATTCTAATGTGATTGTTACAGGTGGTGGTCCAGGTATTATGGAAGCTGCTAATAGAGGTGCATTTGAAGCAAATTGTAAATCTATTGGATTAAATATAAGTCTCCCCAATGAACAAATCCCAAATGCTTATATTACTCCTGGCCTTTGCTTTAAATTTAATTACTTTGCATTAAGAAAAATCCATTTCGTCATGCGATCAATTGGAGCTGTATTTTTTCCTGGAGGTTTTGGAACATTGGATGAATTATTTGAATTACTAACACTCCGTCAAACAGGTATGAAAAATAAAATCCCAATAATACTTTTTGGAAGAGAATATTGGGATAGGGTGATCAATTTCGAATATCTTGCTGATCTTGGATTGATTTCGGATGATAACTTAAATCTTTTTGAATATGCAGACACAGCTTATGAAGCATGGGAAATTATCAAATCATCAAATATCTCAGAATTAGGATAGAAATCCAAAAAATAATCAATTTCCCAATCTCACAACAAACTTTTCTAAAAATAAAAATTTGTTAGATAATCAGTTTATACGAAATTTATCCAAACTTTATTCAAATCTATATTTTAGCCGGGATCCTCTGGTACAAAAAAAATCTACCTACTGGCTAATGAACCATGCACCAGTATTCATAGAAAGGTTTTTAAAAACCTATAAAAAAATGTTCACGATATGTTCACGATTTAATGGCTTCACCTTCGAGTTGGAAATTCTACAAAGAAGAACAAACTAAGATTTTATGGGTACATATTTGTAATCAAGATTTAACAGGTATAACTATTTCAATTAATAAATGGTGGAAGACAAGATATCCAGAGTTCAAAATGAGAATAGTTTCTAAAAAAGAATTCGAACATATAAAAATGCAAGAGCAGCAACAGCAACAATAAAATTAATCTTTGGTAAATTTTGATGCTGAATATTTTATTTGTGCAGCTAATATAATTTGAGTACATAAATGAATAAATGAATTATGCATTTACAAAAGTCTCAAATTTGAAAGTTAATAGGGTTTCTAAAATAGCCATTACTCTTGCATCATCAACTTTCTTCTTATACGCATTAGGTCAAGCATCAATTTTTAAAAATATTCTTGCAGGTGCTTTATCTTGTTCTGGCTAAAAAACCACTTGTTTACAAGAGATGCTTAGTATTTAGAATACTACTGATTGACAGTCGATCTAAAGTAAGGGGCAATTAGCTCCTTTTTTTTTATTTTGCTATACAAATACTAAGAGATAATCTAAATTTACCTGCTTTAATAAAATAGTGTGGAATTAACTGAGCTAATCAAAGATTACGTAGCGACAGAATTATTATCAAGTATTGAACTTGATTTTCTTGAAGGAGAGTTATGGGAAACTACTCAACATATTGCTGAAATAAATACAGTTTTTAAAGCCCCAAAAAAAATATGTGAGAAATTAGATCTAGATGAAAAATCTTGTTGGCTATTATGTTGTGCAGCTGTACTTGACTCCTCAAGACCTTTAAAGAACGGACAAAAAAGAGTTCATGATTTTAAAAAATTAATTAATCAATATGAAATTAACTTCGTATAAAAAACAGAAAAATCGATGAAACATTTACTTATTGCATCAATCCTTTTTTTTATACCTTTAGGAGCTTTTGCTGATGAAAGGCACAGACAAATTGAGTACGAAGCTATAAATCTTGTTATTAAAAAATATGGAAAAGGCTTAGAAAATAGATTAAAAGGAACTGAATTAAATCCCAATTATCGAAGTTGGTATGAGAATGATTGTTTTGTAAGTGTTGCTGCAGGTACATACCAAGAAAGTAATTGGTCCTCAATGGAGTGGTTTAGCGTTAATATCTGTTCTGATTCTGTTGAAATAATGGAAAGTGAATGAAGGGAATAAAACGACTATTCGTTTTGCAACATTTAGAAATACAAGGACCTGGTCTTTTTAAACTCTTCAACAAAAGCACTTTCCTCTAATCACTAAATCAAAACTCTTGCACTGTTTTAGATGCTGAGGAAATAAAAAAGCAAGAACAAAAAGATACTATTGAAAGGTTGTACCCATAAATTTTTACCCAAACTTTTTCGATTAACAGTCTATCTAAACTAGAGAAATAAAAATCTCTTTTTTTAACTTTTTCTTACCGTTATTCTGCTTCTTCTTTAACTTCACTGTCGTTTAACTCTTCCGCTTTTAGTTCCTCTTTTTCAAATTCAACTACTTTTACCTTTGGCTCTTCCGCTTTGACTTCAACTAATTTTGCTGCTATAGATTCAAACTTACCTTTAACAAAATTTACTATGAAGATTAATATTGGAACATGAGCTAGACCACCCATTATCACTTTAGTTTCTGAATAATACATTTGTAAGTTAATGAGAACTGAAACATTTAAGCATAAATTTAATTTGATAATTACTTATATTAAGTTGATATTAGGAGAAATAATTAATTGACAGTCGATCTAGAATAAGGGGCATTAGCTCCTTTTTTTAATGTCAAATACTAAAGCCATAGAAGATTTAATTAATGGTTATGCAACCAGTGAAGATTCTTCTTTTCTAATACCAAACGTAACTGAGGATTTTTTAGCTGTAAGACCAAGTGGGAATCCAATATCTGCTAAGGGATTAGTGGGAATGTTTGATAGTAAAGACTTAGTTGCAGAATCATCAGAACTAATCAAAACCCACAAAATTGAAATTTACGGTGAGATAGCT contains:
- a CDS encoding LOG family protein, which gives rise to MNKTKKIISTKINNSKNLNLIINSDNYKLAYEDINLLSRNEMRGVRMLLEITKPDLILEENNILSTIIIFGGASITEESKTKKKIDDIKKLIKKNPASNLLKRKLNRFKNLLLMSHYYQSAREFSKLASINNQNENCNSNVIVTGGGPGIMEAANRGAFEANCKSIGLNISLPNEQIPNAYITPGLCFKFNYFALRKIHFVMRSIGAVFFPGGFGTLDELFELLTLRQTGMKNKIPIILFGREYWDRVINFEYLADLGLISDDNLNLFEYADTAYEAWEIIKSSNISELG
- a CDS encoding inward rectifier potassium channel, with translation MELTELIKDYVATELLSSIELDFLEGELWETTQHIAEINTVFKAPKKICEKLDLDEKSCWLLCCAAVLDSSRPLKNGQKRVHDFKKLINQYEINFV
- a CDS encoding heat-labile enterotoxin alpha chain, translated to MKHLLIASILFFIPLGAFADERHRQIEYEAINLVIKKYGKGLENRLKGTELNPNYRSWYENDCFVSVAAGTYQESNWSSMEWFSVNICSDSVEIMESE
- a CDS encoding DUF3804 family protein, producing the protein MSNTKAIEDLINGYATSEDSSFLIPNVTEDFLAVRPSGNPISAKGLVGMFDSKDLVAESSELIKTHKIEIYGEIAYAVFTLNEIFRYKGNQNKDLSTYTCIFKNVNGTWKYSWMQRSQGTTDMNTW